CCCTGGCCGACAACGAAGGCCACGATTTCGTGGGCCCCTTTGCCCAGATTGCCTTTGAAGAGCTGATGCACGCCCCCCTGCCGCAAGGCGGCCAGTTCGCGCTGGGTGTAGAGATACTGGGCCACCACCTCATCGTCCAGCACCAGCTTGACGGAATCCAGGGTGAAGAACCTCCCCACGTCCAGGGAGACGAACACCGTGAGCTGGGACGATTCGGGGAACAGGATGTCTTGTTCGAGTTTGAACAGCTCCCGGTTGATGTCCAGCAGCTGGCGCTTGAGATTTTCCACCGGGGCGGGTCTGCCTGCGGTCTCGTCCCCGGTGGAGGCCAGGGGGAGCAGCAGGGTGCTCAAAATGAAGGCGAGTTTGAGGCGGTGCATCGTTGGGATGTCTTGTTATCTTGGTGGTGTACCACGAGCGCAGGGCGGGGGTGTTGCAAGGTCGGGCTGTTTCGGTCTCAGCAGGCCCGGTGCATCGCCGATTCCCTGTTTATAGTGCCGCGCCCTCCTTGTCAAAACAACTTACCGCTATAACGTCCCGTTGACCACGGGATTGAAGGCGATCAGGCTGTCGCGGCTGGCGACGCTGCCCAGGCCGTGGCCGGGAAACAAGGTGGCAAACTGCCCCTGCTCGCCGTGCAGGGCCAGGTAGTTGAGTACCACGGTTTCCACCAGCAGGTTGACGTTGTTGGCCGGGGGCCTGGCCGCGGTTTCCACCGAGCCGTCGGCGCGGAAATAACCGAGCTGCTGGTGACGCTCCGGCCCCAGGTTATCGCCGGTGTAGAGTTCACTGCGGCCGCCCGGATTATAAACCAGGAAGAAGGAGGCGGCGGTGGAGGAATTGTCGCCTGTCCACACCCCCTTGCCGCGGCCGTCCACGGAGTCGTCGACCGTGCCGTTGCTGGCCACGGAGCCGTCGCTGAACACGTACAGCATCAGCGGCACCCCCAGGCGGGCGGCGTATTCCAGGCAGGCGCCCATGCAGCGGCCGGCGCGCAGGTCGCGCACTTCGCCGGTGGCGCGGTCGCCGGTATGGTAATCGTAGCCACCTATGGTGATGGTACCGGCGCCGGCGAAGCCTCCCACCACCAATTTCATCACCGAGGCGGTTTTGCGGAATTCACTGTCGCCGTCGTATTCCTCCTGGGTGAAAATGCCGCCGGGGCCGACAATCTGGGGGTCGATGTCGGGATTCAGCGTGGTGGGGTCGCCGTAGCGGTCCACCAGATCGGCGCTTTTCACGTAGCCGCAGCGCACCAGTTCTTTGACCACCTCGTCGCGGGTGATGCCCCGCTCCGGGTCCAGCTCGCTGAGGCCGGTGGACACCTTGCCCAGCTTTTTGTCGCTGATGCGGGCGATGGCTTCCATCACCGCCACCGCGTCTTCTTGGTTCAACAGGCCCACCAGTTTGCCCGTGTCCACCAGGCCGGTGACGTCCGACGGCCGGTCAATCTTGGTGGGCCGCACGGTAAGGTCGATGAGATCGGCGGGCGCCATGGAATTGCCGCCGGAGTCGGAGGCGCGCGAGCCGATCAAGGTCAGCAGTTCCCCATCCGCTCCGCAGCGGTGAATGCCGTACATGGGGTTGTGGGGGTTGTTGCCGGTGTCGTTGTCAGAGCGGGCGGGGATGATGGCGCCGTTGATGTTGGCGGCGGTGCCGGTGGAGACTTTTTCCAGGATGCCGCGCAAAAAGGCGCTGTCGCTGTGGAAAGCCAGGCCCAGATCGCGGTTGA
This is a stretch of genomic DNA from Gammaproteobacteria bacterium. It encodes these proteins:
- a CDS encoding general secretion pathway protein GspF; this translates as MARRGKPLHPDAPLLHGDHPRPRSRRDFIRLGLAAGTATVFGPSLFSLFARPREAYAALAPDVLNLVNPATCNIATQGAGKIPFICFDLAGGANIAGSNVLVGGQGGQLDFLSTAGYSKLGIPGDQIPPLVNPQTAGNDFINRDLGLAFHSDSAFLRGILEKVSTGTAANINGAIIPARSDNDTGNNPHNPMYGIHRCGADGELLTLIGSRASDSGGNSMAPADLIDLTVRPTKIDRPSDVTGLVDTGKLVGLLNQEDAVAVMEAIARISDKKLGKVSTGLSELDPERGITRDEVVKELVRCGYVKSADLVDRYGDPTTLNPDIDPQIVGPGGIFTQEEYDGDSEFRKTASVMKLVVGGFAGAGTITIGGYDYHTGDRATGEVRDLRAGRCMGACLEYAARLGVPLMLYVFSDGSVASNGTVDDSVDGRGKGVWTGDNSSTAASFFLVYNPGGRSELYTGDNLGPERHQQLGYFRADGSVETAARPPANNVNLLVETVVLNYLALHGEQGQFATLFPGHGLGSVASRDSLIAFNPVVNGTL
- a CDS encoding AraC family transcriptional regulator produces the protein MPTMHRLKLAFILSTLLLPLASTGDETAGRPAPVENLKRQLLDINRELFKLEQDILFPESSQLTVFVSLDVGRFFTLDSVKLVLDDEVVAQYLYTQRELAALRQGGVHQLFKGNLGKGAHEIVAFVVGQGPEGRDYKLGGEAIITKTTGPKFVELRIRDAEARQQPQVLIEAW